A stretch of the Ptychodera flava strain L36383 chromosome 18, AS_Pfla_20210202, whole genome shotgun sequence genome encodes the following:
- the LOC139117098 gene encoding fibrillin-2-like yields MGVCYNEIGSYRCECRSGYRGDGVNSCEDVDECDEDIDECEHLCENNIGGYSCSCYDGFQLGPGGLDCNDIDECSLNLDCCVQECINLVPDENDASGYTCNCTQGFELEDDGCGCIASVDCTNLECINGVCYNDGNDDVCRCNSGYKEHNDTYCEDINECDEGIHKCEQNCINTPGSYNCTCADGYHLNSDQRSCRDVNECLDDDLNDCTELEVCNNLVGSYECICLAGYERNGIDCEDINECDDDDLNVCDKYADCENTAGSYRCNCQEGFVGDGFFCEDDDECSRPDSCPDKSQCTNYFGSYECSCNAGYQRNGDLCENIDECETGSSDCDEDNAECEDTVGSYVCTCNDGYTGDGRTCLDIDECRSGEPVCHDDAFCTNTDGSYYCICNIGYDGDGSTCTDIDECQNGDNECVDDSTCTNLPGSYQCTCNDGFRGDPVVACNDIDECAENTNDCHDDADCVNVPGTYECHCRPGYQGDGRHCEDVDECSTGEDTCHEQANCTNTEGSYTCQCWEGFYDPEGNERTGRNCTDIDECLTGGNDCDPVGGLCTNTFGSYRCDCLPGYRGDGRNCTDINECTEGDPCAQEPNTRCLNQPGSYICECATNYAIKDGSCTLCGTFNSTVVYVGGEGARVWIYDEDLSDPSKWEYHDNKDKIEKEMNVVFGSSDIADEYINSVVLQFFDYGGDVLSMILVNVNATSGLNDSAITDAFNRAVPANGLLLVHQYVVVRDSFTTEDPVHRCIEGIDLCDSNATCTDLPGGLYQCRCFDGFDDLGQGSEGDCVDIDECEENVCGDDVLVICTNYPGSYTCDCPAGYHPVGQVNETRCEVSKITQGKFRIVEIDGEVPDYYEDGYDNPESENYQNTEREIVYAMDIVYGDHDITGHYYISTEVLNFEAGSIISNYILIFSENATIDEEELTEILISSVEDGALANSSLVIQEESLEYIEFKACENDDYNDCHENAQCIDEADGQFTCKCYDGYQDMEESLFPGRNCTIAPPAENRNVAFLISIAGILLIFMVGVVTTCCICRRRRRKKEKRNEGNGKGKRNAGDKKRERNAGDEKGKRREAYESRSKAERQSYYDEIYETESSMAYPHGSSIYWYDSIYPENQHNYYYIDDTELDAFGVSNHYESLDIWQRHGEHNYMDLLSNRMT; encoded by the exons ATGGGTGTCTGTTACAACGAGATTGGGAGTTACAGATGTGAATGTCGAAGTGGTTATCGGGGTGATGGCGTTAATTCTTGCGAAG ACGTCGACGAGTGTGATGAAGACATAGATGAATGCGAACACCTTTGTGAGAACAACATCGGAGGGTACAGTTGTTCATGTTACGATGGCTTCCAATTAGGACCCGGTGGACTCGATTGTAACG ACATCGATGAGTGTTCACTGAATTTAGACTGCTGCGTTCAGGAATGCATCAACCTCGTTCCCGACGAAAATGACGCCAGTGGTTACACCTGTAATTGTACCCAAGGTTTTGAGCTTGAAGACGACGGTTGCGGGTGCATAG CATCGGTGGATTGTACAAATTTAGAATGCATTAATGGTGTCTGCTACAATGATGGCAATGACGACGTCTGTCGCTGTAATTCGGGTTACAAAGAACACAACGACACGTATTGTGAAG ACATCAATGAATGTGACGAAGGAATCCATAAGTGTGAACAGAACTGTATTAACACGCCCGGTAGTTACAACTGTACATGCGCAGATGGATATCACCTCAATTCAGATCAAAGGTCATGTCGAG ATGTTAATGAGTGTTTAGACGACGATCTGAACGACTGCACTGAGTTAGAAGTGTGTAACAACTTGGTCGGTAGCTACGAATGCATCTGTTTAGCCGGTTATGAACGCAATGGTATTGATTGTGAAG ATATAAACGAATGTGACGATGATGACTTGAATGTCTGTGATAAATATGCGGATTGCGAAAACACGGCCGGCTCTTACAGATGTAACTGTCAAGAAGGATTTGTAGGCGACGGATTCTTTTGTGAAG ATGACGATGAGTGTAGTCGACCCGACTCATGTCCAGACAAATCCCAATGTACGAACTACTTTGGCTCCTATGAATGTTCTTGCAACGCGGGATATCAAAGGAATGGTGATTTATGTGAAA ACATCGATGAGTGTGAAACTGGAAGCAGTGACTGCGATGAAGACAACGCTGAATGTGAGGATACAGTAGGATCATATGTCTGTACCTGCAATGATGGGTACACGGGAGATGGTAGAACATGTTTAG ACATTGATGAGTGCAGATCTGGTGAGCCCGTGTGCCATGACGATGCATTTTGTACCAACACGGACGGATCATACTATTGCATATGTAACATCGGATACGATGGCGACGGCTCCACGTGCACAG ACATAGATGAATGCCAGAACGGGGACAATGAATGTGTTGACGACTCTACCTGCACAAACCTTCCAGGCAGTTATCAGTGTACGTGCAATGACGGTTTCCGCGGAGATCCTGTGGTCGCGTGTAATGATATCGACGAGTGTGCTGAAAACACGAATGATTGTCACGACGACGCTGATTGTGTGAATGTACCGGGAACCTATGAATGTCACTGTAGACCTGGTTACCAAGGAGACGGGAGACATTGTGAAG ATGTCGATGAGTGTTCAACGGGAGAGGATACATGCCACGAGCAGGCAAACTGTACGAATACAGAAGGTTCATACACGTGCCAATGCTGGGAAGGGTTTTATGATCCCGAAGGGAATGAACGTACGGGACGCAATTGCACCG ATATTGACGAGTGTTTAACCGGCGGGAATGATTGTGATCCTGTTGGCGGACTGTGCACCAACACGTTCGGTTCTTATCGATGTGACTGTCTGCCTGGGTATCGCGGTGATGGCAGAAATTGTACAG ATATAAATGAATGCACCGAGGGTGATCCATGCGCACAAGAGCCAAATACACGATGCTTGAACCAGCCGGGTAGTTACATATGTGAGTGCGCCACCAACTATGCAATCAAGGACGGATCCTGTACAT TGTGTGGCACATTCAATTCAACTGTTGTCTATGTGGGTGGTGAGGGTGCCAGGGTATGGATTTACGATGAAGATCtgagtgacccttcaaaatggGAATATCATGACAATAAAGACAAGATTGAAAAAGAG ATGAACGTTGTCTTCGGCAGCAGTGACATCGCTGATGAGTACATCAACAGCGTGGTTTTACAGTTTTTCGATTATGGCGGCGATGTACTCAGTATGATACTCGTGAACGTGAATGCCACGTCTGGTTTAAACGACAGCGCCATCACCGATGCCTTTAATAGAGCTGTCCCCGCAAATGGTCTCTTACTTGTGCACCAGTACGTCGTAGTGCGGGATTCATTTACAACCGAAGATCCAG TGCACCGTTGTATTGAGGGCATTGACCTCTGTGACTCCAACGCTACTTGTACTGATCTACCAGGAGGATTGTACCAATGTAGATGTTTCGATGGCTTTGACGACCTCGGGCAAGGGTCCGAAGGTGACTGTGTCG ATATCGACGAATGTGAAGAAAATGTATGCGGTGATGATGTTCTTGTCATTTGCACCAACTATCCCGGTTCTTACACCTGTGACTGTCCAGCGGGGTATCATCCAGTCGGTCAAGTAAATGAAACCCGCTGTGAAG tgtcaaaaataacacAAGGTAAATTTAGAATTGTTGAAATTGATGGCGAAGTACCTGACTACTACGAAGATGGATACGATAATCCAGAATCAGAAAACTACCAAAACACTGAAAGGGAAATAGTATATGCT ATGGATATCGTTTATGGGGATCATGATATAACTGGCCACTACTACATATCCACCGAAGTGCTCAACTTTGAGGCAGGCAGCATCATCTCGAACTATATTCTGATCTTTTCCGAGAACGCTACCATCGACGAAGAAGAACTCACAGAAATCCTCATAAGTAGCGTTGAAGATGGGGCGCTAGCCAACAGTAGTCTCGTAATCCAAGAAGAAAGTCTAGAATATATCG AGTTTAAGGCATGTGAGAACGATGATTACAACGACTGTCATGAAAATGCCCAATGTATAGACGAAGCTGATGGCCAATTTACATGCAAGTGCTATGACGGATACCAGGATATGGAGGAGTCCTTGTTTCCGGGAAGGAACTGCACTATCGCACCGCCAGCAG AAAACAGAAACGTGGCTTTTCTCATCTCTATAGCGGGGATCTTACTCATATTTATGGTAGGTGTCGTGACTACCTGTTGTATTTGTCGaaggagaagaagaaagaaagaaaagagaaaTGAAGGCAATGGAAAGGGAAAGAGAAATGCAGGTGACAAGAAGAGAGAGCGAAATGCAGGTGATGAAAAGGGAAAGCGAAGAGAGGCCTATGAAAGTCGGAGCAAAGCAGAAAGACAAAgttattatgatgaaatttatgaGACGGAAAGCTCAATGGCTTATCCACATGGCAgctcaatatactggtatgattcGATTTATCCTGAAAACCAACACAATTATTACTACATTGATGATACAGAATTGGACGCATTTGGAGTTTCTAATCATTATGAATCGTTAGACATATGGCAGAGACACGGGGAACACAATTATATGGATCTTTTATCGAACAGAATGACTTAA